A genomic window from Glycine max cultivar Williams 82 chromosome 17, Glycine_max_v4.0, whole genome shotgun sequence includes:
- the LOC100306355 gene encoding uncharacterized protein LOC100306355 isoform 2 (isoform 2 is encoded by transcript variant 2), which yields MCSVISAQGVAVATAVAVSGTVILLALRLQKSFPPPQFSVHHQIPPSPSPVLRSCISNGKKSKKKKKRVHFAEDVVESCRDGEEFRKRNSRSKVLKSYYNNNNGEEEEEEAKIGGIMPANRVALYNGILRGRVAQRLAYSC from the exons ATGTGCTCAGTGATAAGCGCGCAAGGGGTGGCCGTTGCGACCGCCGTGGCCGTCTCCGGCACGGTGATCCTCCTCGCCCTCCGTCTCCAGAAGTCTTTCCCACCACCCCAATTCTCCGTTCACCACCAAATccctccttctccttctccggTTCTGCGATCTTGCATATCCAATG GGAAGAagagcaagaagaagaagaaaagagtgcACTTTGCGGAGGACGTGGTGGAGTCGTGCAGAGACGGAGAAGAGTTCAGGAAGCGAAACTCACGATCGAAGGTTCTGAAGAGTTATTATAACAACAACAacggggaagaagaagaagaagaagcgaaGATCGGAGGAATAATGCCTGCTAACAGGGTAGCTTTGTATAACGGAATTCTTAGGGGCCGTGTGGCCCAACGTTTGGCCTACTcttgttga
- the LOC100306355 gene encoding uncharacterized protein LOC100306355 isoform 1 (isoform 1 is encoded by transcript variant 1), producing the protein MCSVISAQGVAVATAVAVSGTVILLALRLQKSFPPPQFSVHHQIPPSPSPVLRSCISNVGKKSKKKKKRVHFAEDVVESCRDGEEFRKRNSRSKVLKSYYNNNNGEEEEEEAKIGGIMPANRVALYNGILRGRVAQRLAYSC; encoded by the exons ATGTGCTCAGTGATAAGCGCGCAAGGGGTGGCCGTTGCGACCGCCGTGGCCGTCTCCGGCACGGTGATCCTCCTCGCCCTCCGTCTCCAGAAGTCTTTCCCACCACCCCAATTCTCCGTTCACCACCAAATccctccttctccttctccggTTCTGCGATCTTGCATATCCAATG TAGGGAAGAagagcaagaagaagaagaaaagagtgcACTTTGCGGAGGACGTGGTGGAGTCGTGCAGAGACGGAGAAGAGTTCAGGAAGCGAAACTCACGATCGAAGGTTCTGAAGAGTTATTATAACAACAACAacggggaagaagaagaagaagaagcgaaGATCGGAGGAATAATGCCTGCTAACAGGGTAGCTTTGTATAACGGAATTCTTAGGGGCCGTGTGGCCCAACGTTTGGCCTACTcttgttga